The Phragmites australis chromosome 1, lpPhrAust1.1, whole genome shotgun sequence genomic interval CCATTATCAACATGAACTTGATAATTATGTTTTTAATACAAATTCTAATGAACCATAAAAAAGGCTAGATTATGAACAGTAAATCAATTGTACGTAGTAGCTAGCAAGCATAAAGTATAAGATGGCTACTTCTGCACTCTACATGGTAGAAGAGCAAACATGGCATGCCATATGCATTTGCATGCATCGATCAGAGGAGCAACTATAGTTGCCAAATAGTGAGGGCCTCCCATGTTAACGTCGGTCGTTTGTTTGCCGACGAACCTGCTGTCCATGCTCAGATTTCAGGTCACGCTGCTGAGGCATCGTTGTCCTTGCAAGATCTCGACAGCGGCAGCTGTCCATGTTCAGATTTTGGGTCGCGCTGCCGAGGCGTTGTTGTCCTTGCAGGATCTTGATGGCGGCAGTCACACCAGCTCATGATCTCGACAATGGCGATGGGCAGACTAGTGTGGACTGGTAGCTCTGTATCCTCGGGATGCCACCACCGTCCTCGAGGCGTCTTGCCCTCGCCGCGCCATGCGATCCTTGAGAGTGACACAGAAGGGACACTCGGAGGGCCGCAAGAGGGACGAGGCAGATGTCAAGCGTGATGATCGGAGATGAGATGGAGAGAGGGATGACACCCATGACAAATCGTCCACACGATATAATCTCCCAAGCATCAactatcctcctctctttctgtCTACAATAAGTAATTAATTTCTGATTTTAGGGAGTGATTGAACAAACCACAAATTGCGTCTAGATTCTTTTTAAAAGTAGAGATTTGCAATTGCATTTAGCAACTACTCCAtctgttcagaaatagtagatgtatttttttttatcttcgaagttagattttaaataaaattttctcacaaaatatatcatttatagttacaaaactTATATggtgtaaaattattttgaattgcgAACCTGGTTGTATGATTTTCATttactagaatttttttaaatttgattaaatattagtcaaaatacacaatttttttttttaaaaaaaacacctATTATTTCTGAACCCACTTTGGCAATTAGCCGAAATGTGGAAACTAACGGGGAAATATATACCAACGTCGCCACCTCCTCACCCACTGACAAACCGGCCCACAATTCCAGAGCCGGGTCCACGAAGCCATCGCTCGCTGACTTATCGGCCCCGCTTCCTGACACACTATCGGTCCACCAAACACACCTCATTCCAACTCAAACGAACACGAACGTGCCTCTTCAGTAGCCAGTCTCTCTCCCCCAGACCCCCAGACCCCTCCCGATCCCCTCCTGGATCTCGCCGTGCGCCCGAAGGCAAGCGGGGTCGCGATGCCTGCGGCGGCCGTCCCCAGCGGAGGCGGCGCGGACGATGCCGAGGATCTGTTCCGCACCAAGCGCATCCTGGAGATCCGCGCGGCGGAGAGCGCCACGCGCCGCGAGATCTccgccaaggaggaggagctccggcAGCTCGTCGGCCGCAGCTACCGCGACCTCCTCGACTCCGCGGATTCCATCCTCCTTATCAAGCAGTCCTCCGACTCCATCTCCGACAACCTCTCCTGCATCTCCGGCTCCCTCTCGTCGCTCTCGCCGCcgcccgaggcccccgccgccAGTGCCGCTTCGCCTTCCCCGTCGGGCGGGCGCGCGCGGCTCTACTCGCTTGCCGCGCGCGCCAAGTACCTGGTTGACACGCCCGAGCACATCTGGGGGCGGCTCGACGAGGGCCTGCTCCTGGAGGCCGCGGGGCGGTACCTGCGGGCGCAGGTCGTGCACGGACGGCTGTCCCGCGACgctgcggccgccgcgcggtttCCACTCCTcgcgcaccaggcgcggctcgtAGAGGCGTTCCGGCCGCAGATCGCGCAGCGCGCGCGCGAGCGCCtcgccgaccgccgcctccccgtAGCGGCCCACGCTGACGCGCTTGCAGCCGCGGCCGCGATCGACGCCCCGTCGCTCGCCCCGCCCCAggtgctcctcctcttcctcacctcGCGCCGTGCTTGGATCTCTCAAGAGCTAGCCGGGCTTGCCTCGGATCTGTCATCCCACACCTCCGTGCTGTGCGATGTCGCGAGGATCGTGCGTATCACGCTCGGTCACGTTGGGCAGTTGTTTGTGCCTGCCCTCAGTGATCTGCCGCTGTTCTTTAAGACGGTGCTTGAGAAGACGCCGCCTGAGCAGCTGTACGGCGGCATTCCGGACCCTGATGAGGAAGCTAGGTTGTGGAAGGAGCACATGAACCAGCTTGAGGCTACCATGGTGCTGCTTGAGCCGGATGCTGTGGCGTGTGCCTGTACAGATTGGCTCAAGGAATGTTGTGCTGAGGTTTTTGGTGTGATCGCTAGGGGGCAGAGGTTGGTTGATGCCATTGGGAGTGGGGAGTTGCTTGGATCAGTGCAAAGGCTTGTACGTGATGCACTAGATGGGAGGGAAGGATTGGAGGGGAGTTTGGAGCAGTGGCTGAAGAACGTCTTTGGATCGGAGATTGAATCACCATGGGATCAGATCCGTGGATTGATCTTGAAGGAAGGCAAGGATATTTTTGAGGATTGGATGGAGGAGGCATTTGTGCGGCGGATGAAGGACATTGTGCATTCAGAACTTGATAGTTTGGGTGCTAGTGTTAATGTGAAGGAATCAGTTGAGGCTATTTCTATTTGTGCCAATGCTGATCCAAAAGATACCGGTGATTTCCTTGCATACACGCGGAAAGCTTCAACCGGGGGTGGTTTCTGGTTCTCAGAGTCTAATATAAAAAAAGGTGGAATTTTGGCTCACTTGAAACCAATTGCTGATGAGAATGACTTCCATAGCTGCCTTACCTCGTATTTCGGGCCAGAAGTTAGTCGGATCAGGAATGCAATTGACAGCAAATGCAAGAATATTCTGGAGGATCTGTTAAGCTTTGTGGAGTCACATAATTCAGCTCCGAGACTAAAAGAATTAGTGCCATATCTCCAGGAGAAATGCTATAGTACCATTTCGGCTTTGCTGAAAGAATTAGAAGCTAACCTCAGGAAGCTCTCTACTTCATTGAGTACCAAAAAGGAGGATAATGAAAAACCTGCAGCATCTGTTATAGTGGAGAGGTCTCTCTTCATTGGTCGTCTCTTGTTTGCGTTGAGATACCATTCAAGTCATGTACCCTTGATACTAGGCTCCCCAAGGCAGTGGGTAATGGAGGCTGGTGGTGCATCATTTGCAAGGTTATCATCACCCACACCAAGACATTCAAGGGTATCTTTTGATTCTTCGATGCCTTTTACACCCAGGAGGCACACATTTGACAGTCCCAGGAGTCCTGGAAGGCAATTCTCTGATAGCCCCAGAAGACAAACTATTGCTGCTGCAGCTTCTTTGTTTGGCACTGATGATAGCTCTAATCCCAGACTTGATGAGCTCAATAAGACCCTGCAGTCACTTTGCATCACGGCTCATAGCGTATGGATAGCATGGGTGTCCACTGAATTATCTTACATTCTTTCATATGATCTCAATAAAGATGATTCACTATCCTCGTCCACTCCTTTACGGGTACAACTTCAAACCCACTTGCTGTTTTGATCATTGTCAGTATATAATACAATGTAATATGGATCAATTGGGAAAACTTGGGTAGGTTGCCTAAGGCAACATCTTTAACATATAACGATAGTAACatgtataattaattaattatgcaGCATGTTGGACATCTCTGAACAGGTAGAAGACAATATCTCTTTGATAATGACTTGCCACGTCTGGAGAAATTATAGGAGTAAAAAAATAGTGGTTAGGTGTACTTTAAGAGGTTTAGTCTTGCCTGCCGAATGTACAATGATATTGAAGTAATATGTCATGAGACGTTCTAGAGGAATGTCAAAAGGTGTACCTTTCTTAGAGTTGATTGAGGAGCTAGCACAAATATGATCCACTATTTTAAAGGGTCTGCCTAGCCCACCTGGGCAGTGCCTACGTGCTAGGGGCCACCCTACCTAGCGCTTAATTGCTGCTTAGCCTGCCTAGGTACCTGCTTAGCACTGATCAGGCACTAGGTGTCACCCCATCGCGCGCCTAACGCTTTTTCAACACTGATACACACTTGCCTAAGTCAAGCACTATATTTTGGCCAGATTTTTCATCATCAATGTATTGCTCCCTCAAGCTATTTAGTGTCcattgaaaacaaaattatctCATTTTTCATAGATAT includes:
- the LOC133921919 gene encoding conserved oligomeric Golgi complex subunit 1-like gives rise to the protein MPAAAVPSGGGADDAEDLFRTKRILEIRAAESATRREISAKEEELRQLVGRSYRDLLDSADSILLIKQSSDSISDNLSCISGSLSSLSPPPEAPAASAASPSPSGGRARLYSLAARAKYLVDTPEHIWGRLDEGLLLEAAGRYLRAQVVHGRLSRDAAAAARFPLLAHQARLVEAFRPQIAQRARERLADRRLPVAAHADALAAAAAIDAPSLAPPQVLLLFLTSRRAWISQELAGLASDLSSHTSVLCDVARIVRITLGHVGQLFVPALSDLPLFFKTVLEKTPPEQLYGGIPDPDEEARLWKEHMNQLEATMVLLEPDAVACACTDWLKECCAEVFGVIARGQRLVDAIGSGELLGSVQRLVRDALDGREGLEGSLEQWLKNVFGSEIESPWDQIRGLILKEGKDIFEDWMEEAFVRRMKDIVHSELDSLGASVNVKESVEAISICANADPKDTGDFLAYTRKASTGGGFWFSESNIKKGGILAHLKPIADENDFHSCLTSYFGPEVSRIRNAIDSKCKNILEDLLSFVESHNSAPRLKELVPYLQEKCYSTISALLKELEANLRKLSTSLSTKKEDNEKPAASVIVERSLFIGRLLFALRYHSSHVPLILGSPRQWVMEAGGASFARLSSPTPRHSRVSFDSSMPFTPRRHTFDSPRSPGRQFSDSPRRQTIAAAASLFGTDDSSNPRLDELNKTLQSLCITAHSVWIAWVSTELSYILSYDLNKDDSLSSSTPLRGWEVTVIKQEETTEGPLEMQISLPSMPSLYIISFLYKACLEIHKVGGHVLDRIILHNFAWELLQKVINIYEKFLVSVESGNSRVSEIGVLQILLDLRFIGDVLSGGKNPSTNTSELQTKQDSSPSTITKTYFRRKQYQFQADSAVMEPINKLINKLSQRLDPIDWATYEPYLWENEKQSYKRYVVLLGFLVQLNHRYTGTVQKLPTKSNTDSNIMRCSQVPRFKYLPISAPAISSRAHKSSLQSPAGDSTSKSPWKSYSNGERSTAPELDDNASLVGAAPLLKSFVTQVGSKFGENTSRWGSMLSDGQVGKLSDILPGPAAGFFSSFTSGVRYDS